DNA sequence from the Deltaproteobacteria bacterium genome:
CAAATGCCAAACTCTCATGTTTTGAACATTGTTATTTGTCGTTTTGAGGTTTGTTTGGAATTTGGAATTTGGAATTTTTTAATCCGGCACATGCCTTAAACCCCGTCCAAGGTATATCTGCCGCGGGCGGGATATTTTTTGCTCGGGATCCAACAGAAACTCGCGCCACTGGGCCAGCCACCCGGAGACACGGGCCACGGCAAAAAGGACGGTGAACATCTCGGTGGGAAT
Encoded proteins:
- a CDS encoding citrate (Si)-synthase translates to IPTEMFTVLFAVARVSGWLAQWREFLLDPEQKISRPRQIYLGRGLRHVPD